A region from the Serinibacter arcticus genome encodes:
- the ligA gene encoding NAD-dependent DNA ligase LigA: protein MTSIDLSALARQLRAAASAYYDGTEQTMSDAEYDAAIDVLREAAASDPVMEASVADLLTSVAAGQSKGGDVVHPSLMGSMEKAKTLEEIAELVAAVAGPVLVEPKLDGLAVRAVYLEGALRLVATRGNGTTGENITGKVRLLEVVGLPAALTDRATSVEVRGEVFMADADFPRAQEVRAALGGAPFINQRNGAAGILRKGDAGYAGLLRFAAYDVVPLPSEERTVDDPSYAQRLLAVAALGVTTANALVAELDALPTTEPDAVTARVALLDAERERLGFPIDGAVVKADLDADRLRLGMGSRAPKWAAAYKYEAEQAPTTVRAIATTVGRTGRLAIRVEVDPVFVGGTTITYATGHNAPWMLERDVRVGDTVVVKRAGDVIPYIETVVLAARPADSEPWTPPETDPNGNPWDKTTLLWRSTDPTLSVGGLIEYAVARDALDVEGIGSEIVAALVESGLVSTVADLFSDRLDVETLAALTLSEGRTLGPKNAAKIVAEIDRARSAPWNRVITALGMRMTGRTSSRRLAAAFPTMARLRAATVEELADVDGIGPIKAQVIFDGLHQLESAGVLDALEAGGVTMGTDRGESAQDLPLAGLTIVVSGSVPGYTRTTVAEAIEANGGKSSSSISGATSLLVSEPSTSGKYTKAAKLGVRIVTPEEFLEMLEGRVAPAAESPEA from the coding sequence GTGACCTCGATTGACCTCTCGGCCCTCGCCCGCCAGCTGCGCGCCGCCGCCTCGGCCTACTACGACGGCACCGAGCAGACCATGTCCGACGCCGAGTACGACGCTGCGATCGACGTCCTGCGCGAGGCCGCGGCCTCCGACCCCGTCATGGAGGCCTCCGTCGCCGATCTGCTGACCTCGGTGGCCGCCGGGCAGTCCAAGGGCGGCGACGTCGTCCACCCCAGCCTCATGGGGTCGATGGAGAAGGCCAAGACGCTCGAGGAGATCGCCGAGCTGGTCGCCGCCGTCGCCGGCCCGGTGCTCGTGGAGCCCAAGCTCGACGGCCTCGCGGTCCGCGCCGTCTACCTCGAGGGGGCGCTCCGCCTGGTCGCGACCCGCGGCAACGGCACCACCGGCGAGAACATCACCGGCAAGGTCCGGCTGCTCGAGGTCGTCGGCCTGCCGGCTGCGCTGACCGACCGCGCGACCTCCGTCGAGGTGCGTGGCGAGGTCTTCATGGCCGACGCCGACTTCCCCCGCGCCCAGGAGGTCCGCGCGGCGCTCGGCGGGGCGCCGTTCATCAACCAGCGCAACGGCGCCGCCGGCATCCTGCGCAAGGGCGACGCCGGTTACGCCGGTCTGCTCCGCTTCGCCGCCTACGACGTCGTGCCGCTCCCGAGCGAGGAGCGGACGGTCGACGACCCCTCCTACGCCCAGCGGCTGCTCGCTGTGGCCGCGCTCGGTGTCACCACCGCGAACGCGCTCGTGGCCGAGCTCGACGCGCTCCCCACCACCGAGCCCGACGCCGTCACCGCCCGCGTCGCGCTGCTCGACGCCGAGCGCGAGCGGCTGGGGTTCCCGATCGACGGCGCCGTCGTGAAGGCCGATCTCGACGCCGACCGGCTGCGCCTCGGCATGGGCTCGCGCGCCCCGAAGTGGGCGGCGGCCTACAAGTACGAGGCCGAGCAGGCGCCGACGACGGTGCGCGCGATCGCGACCACCGTGGGCCGCACCGGGCGCCTGGCGATCCGCGTCGAGGTGGATCCCGTCTTCGTCGGCGGGACCACGATCACGTACGCCACCGGCCACAACGCGCCGTGGATGCTCGAGCGCGACGTCCGGGTGGGGGACACCGTCGTCGTGAAGCGCGCCGGCGACGTCATCCCCTACATCGAGACGGTCGTGCTCGCCGCCCGCCCGGCCGACTCCGAGCCGTGGACCCCGCCCGAGACGGACCCGAACGGCAACCCGTGGGACAAGACCACGCTGCTGTGGCGTTCCACCGACCCCACGCTCTCGGTCGGGGGCCTCATCGAGTACGCCGTCGCCCGCGACGCGCTCGACGTCGAGGGCATCGGCTCGGAGATCGTGGCCGCCCTCGTGGAGAGCGGCCTCGTCAGCACGGTCGCCGATCTGTTCTCCGACCGGCTCGACGTCGAGACCCTCGCCGCCCTCACGCTGTCGGAGGGCCGCACGCTCGGGCCGAAGAACGCCGCCAAGATCGTCGCCGAGATCGACCGCGCGCGCTCGGCCCCGTGGAATCGCGTCATCACGGCGCTCGGGATGAGGATGACCGGTCGCACCTCCTCGCGCCGCCTCGCGGCCGCGTTCCCCACGATGGCCCGGCTGCGCGCCGCGACCGTCGAGGAGCTCGCCGACGTCGACGGCATCGGCCCGATCAAGGCCCAGGTGATCTTCGACGGCCTGCACCAGCTGGAGTCGGCCGGAGTCCTGGACGCGCTCGAGGCCGGCGGCGTGACCATGGGCACCGACCGTGGCGAGAGCGCCCAGGACCTCCCGCTCGCCGGCCTGACGATCGTGGTTTCCGGCTCCGTGCCCGGCTACACGCGCACGACCGTCGCCGAGGCCATCGAGGCGAACGGGGGCAAGTCCTCCAGCTCGATCTCCGGGGCGACCAGCCTGCTCGTGTCGGAGCCCTCGACCTCCGGCAAGTACACGAAGGCGGCCAAGCTCGGCGTCCGCATCGTCACGCCGGAGGAGTTCCTGGAGATGCTCGAGGGCCGGGTCGCTCCGGCGGCTGAGTCCCCCGAGGCCTGA
- a CDS encoding M3 family metallopeptidase yields the protein MAPTALDPSNPFAAPSTLDYGLPPLDRVELGHFRPAIEAGFAQQRAEWEAIATDPEPATYANTIEALELAGDLLTRTLHAFFIYTSSIGGDELDAIAADVAPELSAHGDAFRLDPRLFARYEAIAASGEELDPEATWLLEQLRKDARRAGVALGEAEQEHLRSLNAELTSLETLFGQQVVAGMKAAAVPVTDPSLLAGLSDGDRASLAQSATDRGSEAGHLVTLILPTSQPILVDASSRDLRAEVQSASTTRGTGVDAASDTRQTILHVARRRAERAQLLGFPHHAAYVAADGTAGTSEAVMGMLRRLAPAAARNALAEAADLETEIRAAEGPDATLTAADWPHYAAKVRQARYDVDMAGLRPYLELERVLVDGVFWTATQLYGITFTERTDLPTYADGMRVWEVSDADGTGMGLFLGDYHAREGKRGGAWMTSFVNQSRLKGTHAVVTNTLNVPRPPAGEPTLLTWDEVITTFHEFGHALHGLLSDVHHPSLSGTSVPRDFVEYPSQVNEMWATHPAVMARYARHHVTGEALDLAVVERLREAAGYGEGFRTTEYLGAALLDQAWHHLAPEEVPTDPADVLTFEKRALADAGLDLELVPPRYRSTYFNHTFAGGYDAGYYSYIWSEVLDADTQAWFEEGENGGLDADRGRRFRETLLSRGHSADPLSFYRELRGRDADITPLLVRRGLQ from the coding sequence ATGGCCCCCACCGCGCTCGACCCGAGCAACCCGTTCGCCGCGCCCTCCACCCTCGACTACGGCCTCCCGCCGCTCGACCGCGTCGAGCTCGGCCACTTCCGCCCCGCGATCGAGGCCGGGTTCGCCCAGCAGCGCGCGGAGTGGGAGGCGATCGCCACCGACCCCGAGCCCGCCACGTACGCCAACACGATCGAGGCGCTGGAGCTCGCGGGCGATCTGCTGACGCGCACGCTCCACGCGTTCTTCATCTACACGTCCTCGATCGGCGGCGACGAGCTCGACGCCATCGCGGCCGACGTCGCCCCGGAGCTGTCCGCCCACGGCGACGCGTTCCGGCTCGACCCGCGCCTGTTCGCGCGGTACGAGGCGATCGCCGCGAGCGGTGAGGAGCTGGACCCCGAGGCGACCTGGCTGCTCGAGCAGCTGCGCAAGGACGCCCGCCGCGCCGGCGTCGCGCTCGGCGAGGCCGAGCAGGAACACCTGCGCAGCCTCAACGCCGAGCTCACCAGCCTCGAGACGCTCTTCGGCCAGCAGGTCGTCGCCGGCATGAAGGCCGCCGCCGTGCCGGTCACCGACCCGTCGCTCCTGGCGGGCCTGTCCGACGGCGACCGCGCGTCCCTCGCGCAGTCGGCCACCGACCGCGGCAGCGAGGCGGGCCACCTCGTCACGCTCATCCTGCCGACGTCGCAGCCGATCCTCGTCGACGCCTCCAGCCGCGACCTGCGCGCCGAGGTGCAGTCCGCCTCCACCACGCGGGGGACCGGCGTCGACGCCGCGTCGGACACCCGTCAGACGATCCTGCACGTCGCCCGCCGTCGGGCCGAGCGCGCGCAGCTGCTGGGCTTCCCGCACCACGCCGCCTACGTCGCCGCCGACGGCACCGCCGGGACGAGCGAGGCCGTGATGGGCATGCTCCGCCGACTGGCCCCGGCCGCGGCCCGCAACGCCCTCGCGGAGGCAGCTGACCTCGAGACCGAGATCCGCGCCGCCGAGGGCCCCGACGCGACGCTGACCGCCGCCGACTGGCCGCACTACGCGGCCAAGGTGCGCCAGGCGCGCTACGACGTCGACATGGCCGGGCTGCGTCCCTACCTCGAGCTCGAGCGGGTCCTGGTCGACGGGGTCTTCTGGACGGCGACCCAGCTCTACGGCATCACGTTCACCGAGCGCACCGACCTGCCCACCTACGCGGACGGCATGCGCGTGTGGGAGGTCAGCGACGCCGACGGCACCGGCATGGGCCTGTTCCTCGGCGACTACCACGCCCGTGAGGGCAAGCGCGGCGGCGCCTGGATGACGAGCTTCGTCAACCAGTCCCGGCTCAAGGGAACCCACGCCGTCGTCACCAACACGCTCAACGTGCCACGCCCGCCGGCGGGAGAACCCACGCTGCTGACGTGGGACGAGGTCATCACGACCTTCCACGAGTTCGGGCACGCGCTGCACGGGCTGCTCTCCGACGTCCACCACCCGTCGCTCTCGGGCACCTCAGTCCCGCGCGACTTCGTCGAGTACCCCTCGCAGGTCAACGAGATGTGGGCGACCCACCCGGCCGTCATGGCCCGCTACGCGCGCCACCACGTCACGGGCGAGGCGCTCGACCTCGCCGTCGTGGAGCGACTGCGCGAGGCCGCCGGGTACGGCGAGGGGTTCCGCACGACGGAGTACCTCGGTGCGGCGCTGCTCGACCAGGCCTGGCACCACCTCGCTCCCGAGGAGGTGCCGACCGATCCCGCGGACGTGCTGACCTTCGAGAAGCGGGCGCTGGCCGACGCCGGGCTCGACCTCGAGCTCGTGCCGCCGCGGTACCGCTCGACCTACTTCAACCACACCTTCGCCGGCGGCTACGACGCGGGCTACTACTCCTACATCTGGAGCGAAGTGCTCGACGCCGACACCCAGGCCTGGTTCGAAGAGGGGGAGAACGGCGGCCTGGACGCCGATCGCGGCCGCCGGTTCCGCGAGACGCTGCTCTCGCGCGGCCACAGCGCCGACCCGCTGTCGTTCTACCGCGAGCTGCGCGGCCGCGACGCCGACATCACGCCCCTCCTCGTCCGTCGGGGCCTCCAGTGA
- a CDS encoding glycosyltransferase family 2 protein has protein sequence MSPPRHPSAPTPSPDSPSELVVPTPFDRLLERERLRTTDDQADGRRARRRTTSPVESPSLMMLVLLATIGAVAYSVFLLNPANRGDLLPYVLVIAAECLIVLHALLAMWTILSSGYNPRTFAFFQAQRELVDTAEISGLGLEDSPHLWPMRLENEAIDVDVYITVYGEDLGTIERTVRAALAMHGSHTTWVLDDGRSDDVRDLCAELGSRYVRRLSSHGAKAGNVNHALTISSAPYFAIFDADFVPEPEFLHETVPFFTDDRVAFVQTPQTYRNLSSIVSRGAGYMQAVFYRFIQPGRNRFNAAFCVGTNVIFRREAVADIGGMYTDSKSEDVWTSLLLHERGWTSIYIPLALAVGDTPQTIEAYTRQQQRWATGGFEILLRHNPFSRRRTLTFDQRVQYFVTATHYLTGMAPLLLLMVPPMQIYFDLAPMNLTISPGTWVLYYSAFYVMQIAIAFFTLGSFRWQVLLLAAVSFPIYVRAFVGALLGRDTVWHATGARGERSSAFAWMVPQTVVFVFLAITSVVGILKQEATGLFTLALAWNVTNTLIVGSFLLQGAHEDRTFARAARAERALARSAVVAAAPAAPTSVEARGGRDARPATAPVVTATTTPDHPSSVPPAPARRVRETSTTGVR, from the coding sequence ATGTCACCCCCTCGACACCCCTCCGCACCCACCCCCTCTCCCGACTCCCCATCCGAGCTCGTCGTACCGACACCCTTCGACCGCCTCCTCGAGCGCGAGCGCCTCCGCACCACGGACGACCAGGCGGACGGGCGTCGTGCACGACGCCGCACGACCTCCCCCGTCGAGTCGCCGTCCCTGATGATGCTGGTGCTGCTCGCGACCATCGGCGCCGTCGCCTACTCGGTGTTCCTGCTGAACCCGGCCAACCGCGGCGACCTGCTGCCCTACGTCCTGGTGATCGCGGCCGAGTGCCTCATCGTGCTGCACGCGCTCCTGGCGATGTGGACCATCCTGTCCTCGGGCTACAACCCGCGGACGTTCGCCTTCTTCCAGGCGCAGCGCGAGCTGGTGGACACCGCCGAGATCTCCGGCCTGGGGCTGGAGGACTCCCCCCACCTGTGGCCCATGCGGCTGGAGAACGAGGCGATCGACGTCGACGTGTACATCACCGTCTACGGCGAGGACCTGGGAACGATCGAGCGCACCGTCCGCGCCGCGCTCGCCATGCACGGGAGCCACACGACCTGGGTCCTGGACGACGGGCGCAGCGACGACGTCAGGGACCTGTGTGCCGAGCTGGGGTCGCGCTACGTCCGCCGGCTGTCGAGCCACGGCGCCAAGGCGGGCAACGTCAACCACGCCCTGACGATCTCGTCCGCGCCGTACTTCGCGATCTTCGACGCCGACTTCGTCCCCGAGCCCGAGTTCCTGCACGAGACGGTCCCGTTCTTCACCGACGACCGGGTCGCCTTCGTCCAGACGCCGCAGACCTACCGCAACCTCTCGTCGATCGTGTCCCGGGGTGCCGGCTACATGCAGGCGGTCTTCTACCGCTTCATCCAGCCCGGCCGGAACCGGTTCAACGCGGCGTTCTGCGTGGGCACGAACGTCATCTTCCGACGCGAGGCTGTCGCCGACATCGGGGGCATGTACACGGACTCCAAGTCCGAGGACGTGTGGACGTCCCTCCTCCTGCACGAGCGCGGCTGGACGAGCATCTACATCCCCCTCGCCCTCGCCGTCGGCGACACCCCCCAGACGATCGAGGCCTACACGCGCCAGCAGCAGCGCTGGGCGACCGGTGGCTTCGAGATCCTCCTGCGCCACAACCCCTTCTCCCGCCGCCGCACGCTGACGTTCGACCAGCGCGTGCAGTACTTCGTGACGGCGACGCACTACCTGACCGGGATGGCACCCCTCCTGCTGCTGATGGTCCCGCCGATGCAGATCTACTTCGACCTCGCGCCGATGAACCTGACGATCTCGCCCGGGACCTGGGTGCTGTACTACTCCGCCTTCTACGTCATGCAGATCGCGATCGCATTCTTCACGCTCGGCTCCTTCCGCTGGCAGGTGCTCCTCCTGGCCGCGGTCTCGTTCCCGATCTACGTCCGCGCGTTCGTCGGAGCACTGCTCGGCCGGGACACCGTCTGGCACGCGACGGGTGCCCGAGGCGAACGCTCGTCCGCCTTCGCGTGGATGGTTCCGCAGACCGTCGTGTTCGTGTTCCTGGCCATCACCTCGGTCGTCGGGATCCTCAAGCAGGAGGCGACGGGGCTGTTCACGCTCGCGCTTGCCTGGAACGTCACCAACACCCTCATCGTCGGCAGCTTCCTGCTGCAGGGAGCGCACGAGGACCGGACCTTCGCCCGGGCGGCTCGCGCCGAGCGGGCCCTGGCCCGCTCCGCCGTCGTCGCCGCCGCGCCGGCTGCACCCACCTCCGTCGAGGCGCGCGGCGGCCGGGACGCGCGTCCGGCCACGGCGCCCGTCGTGACGGCGACCACCACCCCCGACCACCCCTCCTCCGTCCCACCCGCGCCGGCCCGCCGCGTGCGTGAGACGTCCACGACCGGAGTCCGATGA
- a CDS encoding DUF5703 family protein has translation MRASTADRATYEFRVLTLPRTTSGGDVRRLLTDEAEYGRWELARTRIYIGGTRKVWLRRKVLRVTSTL, from the coding sequence GTGAGAGCCAGCACCGCCGACCGCGCGACGTACGAGTTCCGCGTCCTCACCCTGCCGCGCACGACCTCCGGCGGCGACGTGCGTCGGCTGCTCACGGACGAGGCGGAGTACGGACGCTGGGAGCTCGCCCGCACCCGCATCTACATCGGCGGGACCCGCAAGGTCTGGCTCCGCCGCAAGGTGCTGCGGGTGACCTCCACCCTCTGA
- a CDS encoding M20/M25/M40 family metallo-hydrolase codes for METEAVRICRELIRIDSSNYGDGSGPGERAAAEHVMTELTNAGYDPVLVESEKGRANVLLRIAGEDSSRPGLVLHGHTDVVPAEASDWKMDPFGGEEMDGLIWGRGAVDMKDMDAMMLAVLAQMARDGRKPPRDLVVAFFADEEAGGRLGSHWAVKNHPEFFEGASQAISEVGGFSVDLDGRRAYLLQTAEKGLAWLKLVADGTAQHGSQVPVDNALVRLAGAVARIGAHAWPRDLTPTVRALLDGVADLSGTTWSDDDTSSIDALVASLGSASKFVGATLSTTTNPTQLDAGYKANVVPSQASAVVDLRFLPGRQEEAMATLRELAGEGVRIEPITTDIGLEAPHEGDLVDAMVAAIDSEDPGARVLPYMLSGGTDNKALSLLGIEGYGFAPLRLPADLDFAGMFHGVDERVPVDAVQFGTRVLDRLLRTC; via the coding sequence ATGGAGACCGAGGCGGTCCGGATCTGCCGCGAGCTGATCCGGATCGACTCCTCCAACTACGGCGACGGGTCCGGCCCCGGCGAGCGCGCCGCGGCCGAGCACGTGATGACGGAGCTGACGAACGCCGGCTACGACCCCGTGCTGGTGGAGTCCGAGAAGGGCCGCGCCAACGTCCTGCTGCGGATCGCCGGGGAGGACTCGAGCCGCCCGGGTCTCGTGCTGCACGGCCACACAGACGTCGTCCCCGCCGAGGCCAGCGATTGGAAGATGGACCCGTTCGGTGGCGAGGAGATGGACGGCCTGATCTGGGGCCGCGGCGCCGTCGACATGAAGGACATGGACGCGATGATGCTCGCCGTCCTGGCCCAGATGGCGCGGGACGGCCGCAAGCCCCCGCGCGACCTGGTCGTGGCGTTCTTCGCCGACGAGGAGGCCGGCGGCCGTCTGGGCTCGCACTGGGCCGTGAAGAACCACCCCGAGTTCTTCGAGGGTGCCTCGCAGGCGATCAGCGAGGTCGGCGGCTTCTCCGTCGATCTCGACGGACGACGCGCCTACCTCCTCCAGACGGCCGAGAAGGGCCTGGCGTGGCTCAAGCTCGTGGCCGACGGCACGGCGCAGCACGGCTCCCAGGTGCCCGTCGACAACGCCCTCGTGCGGCTCGCCGGCGCCGTCGCGCGGATCGGGGCGCACGCCTGGCCCCGCGACCTCACCCCGACGGTCCGCGCGCTGCTCGACGGCGTGGCCGACCTGTCGGGGACGACGTGGAGCGACGACGACACGTCGTCGATCGACGCCCTCGTCGCCTCGCTCGGCTCCGCGAGCAAGTTCGTCGGCGCCACGCTCTCGACAACGACCAACCCGACCCAGCTCGACGCGGGCTACAAGGCGAACGTCGTGCCGTCGCAGGCGAGCGCCGTCGTCGACCTGCGGTTCCTCCCCGGCCGCCAGGAGGAGGCGATGGCCACGCTCCGCGAGCTCGCGGGCGAGGGCGTGCGGATCGAGCCGATCACCACCGACATCGGTCTCGAGGCCCCGCACGAGGGTGACCTCGTCGACGCGATGGTCGCCGCGATCGACTCCGAGGACCCGGGCGCCCGGGTGCTGCCGTACATGCTCTCGGGCGGCACGGACAACAAGGCGCTCTCGCTGCTGGGGATCGAGGGCTACGGCTTCGCCCCGCTGCGGCTGCCGGCCGACCTCGACTTCGCCGGGATGTTCCACGGCGTGGACGAGCGGGTCCCGGTCGACGCGGTGCAGTTCGGGACGCGCGTGCTGGACCGGCTGCTGCGGACCTGCTGA
- a CDS encoding glycosyl hydrolase: MTRRRPTRGVLLGSAVLAAVLGLVGCVPGSGSGSSAGPDAGSETGSGSGSGEDPLPAGATALPTEAPPSQAEAIAALPSSTLSAPEILRLGDGVLPPTNRWFSSLALSEESLPVFPLPLSARVSSTEVAIGLPDVASTAAVITGAHVDRVVLDVPASSFIVGAWDELSVRVDHLDDAGTPLTSTLLTEGSPFVVVTAARSVTLGLGPDLAPVAASDAAEVPDGLELATTAVATHTYAALLPAGSLDGDALTLEAGQVAVLWAAPDGTDPAGLVPAASHPVTDTRVTGAVDPGAGVATTTLTYETADGGASAVARLPHQGAADDCDLGTYASVLGPLSVCSGSTSTWTVPLREARTSLAGVDALGGEERAEIAAALAEDLAATPDVLPGDSYFGTKALYRLSMLASLADDLGEGDLRDDAVARLTAGIEPWLTGCGAESSSAGGERCFVHDEAWHGVVGQAPSFGSEEFNDHHFHYGYLLYAAAVLGELDPARVPEMAPTMEALAADVASPATTDQVPVRRVFDPYRGHSWASGPSPFADGNNQESSSEAVTAWAGLELWGRVSDRSDLATTGAWLLAGEATSALDYWMDPDLDQPGMEAFSHEIVAMNWGGKRDWATWFSPESSAMAGIQLLPMSPSQDYLADSDATHVEAIVREAWDGSDTVPAPVPQFSDYLLAYRAMAGPEAAAQALEEARALPDDAIDGAFSRSALLARIMVAAQR, from the coding sequence GTGACCCGACGTCGACCGACGCGCGGCGTCCTCCTCGGGAGCGCGGTGCTGGCCGCCGTCCTCGGGCTGGTCGGCTGCGTGCCTGGCTCGGGCTCCGGCTCGAGCGCCGGTCCCGACGCGGGGTCCGAGACCGGCTCGGGCTCGGGCTCCGGCGAGGATCCGCTGCCCGCGGGTGCCACGGCGCTGCCCACCGAGGCCCCGCCCTCGCAGGCCGAGGCGATCGCGGCGCTGCCGTCGTCGACCCTGAGCGCGCCGGAGATCCTGCGGCTCGGCGACGGCGTGCTGCCGCCCACCAACCGCTGGTTCTCCTCGCTGGCCCTGTCGGAGGAGTCCCTCCCGGTCTTCCCGCTCCCGCTCAGCGCCCGGGTCTCCTCGACCGAGGTGGCGATCGGGCTGCCGGACGTCGCCTCGACGGCGGCCGTCATCACCGGCGCCCACGTCGACCGGGTCGTGCTCGACGTCCCGGCGAGCTCGTTCATCGTCGGCGCGTGGGACGAGCTGAGCGTCAGGGTCGACCACCTCGACGACGCCGGCACACCTCTCACCTCGACCCTGCTCACGGAGGGTTCGCCCTTCGTGGTCGTGACGGCCGCCCGGTCCGTGACGCTCGGGCTCGGCCCCGACCTCGCGCCGGTGGCCGCCTCGGACGCGGCGGAGGTCCCCGACGGTCTCGAGCTCGCGACCACCGCCGTCGCCACCCACACCTACGCGGCGCTGCTGCCCGCCGGCTCGCTCGACGGCGACGCCCTCACGCTCGAGGCCGGCCAGGTGGCCGTGCTGTGGGCCGCGCCGGACGGGACCGATCCGGCCGGGCTCGTCCCGGCCGCGTCGCACCCCGTGACCGACACGAGGGTGACCGGCGCGGTCGACCCCGGCGCCGGCGTCGCCACCACCACCCTGACGTACGAGACGGCCGACGGCGGGGCGAGCGCCGTCGCGCGGCTCCCCCACCAGGGCGCGGCCGACGACTGCGACCTGGGCACCTACGCGAGCGTGCTGGGACCGTTGTCGGTCTGCTCCGGCTCGACCTCCACCTGGACGGTGCCGCTCCGCGAGGCGCGCACCTCGCTGGCCGGGGTCGACGCCCTGGGTGGGGAGGAGCGGGCGGAGATCGCCGCCGCGCTCGCGGAGGACCTGGCCGCCACGCCCGACGTGCTGCCGGGCGACTCCTACTTCGGGACCAAGGCGCTCTACCGCCTCAGCATGCTCGCGTCGCTGGCGGACGACCTGGGCGAGGGCGACCTGCGGGACGACGCCGTCGCGCGCCTGACGGCCGGGATCGAGCCCTGGCTCACCGGTTGCGGCGCGGAGTCCTCCTCGGCCGGGGGCGAGCGCTGCTTCGTCCACGACGAGGCGTGGCACGGCGTCGTCGGGCAGGCTCCGTCCTTCGGGTCGGAGGAGTTCAACGACCACCACTTCCACTACGGCTACCTGCTCTACGCGGCGGCGGTGCTCGGCGAGCTCGACCCGGCCCGGGTGCCGGAGATGGCGCCGACGATGGAGGCCCTGGCGGCCGACGTCGCCTCCCCCGCCACCACGGACCAGGTCCCCGTGCGCCGTGTGTTCGACCCCTACCGGGGTCACTCGTGGGCCTCGGGACCCTCACCGTTCGCGGACGGCAACAACCAGGAGTCGAGCTCGGAGGCCGTGACGGCCTGGGCGGGGCTCGAGCTCTGGGGTCGGGTCAGCGACCGGTCGGACCTGGCGACCACCGGGGCGTGGCTGCTGGCGGGCGAGGCCACCAGCGCGCTGGACTACTGGATGGATCCCGACCTCGACCAGCCGGGGATGGAGGCCTTCTCGCACGAGATCGTGGCGATGAACTGGGGTGGCAAGCGCGACTGGGCCACCTGGTTCTCACCGGAGTCCTCGGCCATGGCGGGAATCCAGCTGCTGCCGATGTCGCCGTCGCAGGACTACCTCGCCGACAGCGACGCCACTCACGTGGAGGCGATCGTGCGCGAGGCGTGGGACGGGTCCGACACCGTGCCGGCCCCGGTGCCGCAGTTCTCCGACTACCTGCTCGCCTACCGGGCGATGGCGGGTCCCGAGGCCGCCGCCCAGGCGCTGGAGGAGGCGCGCGCGCTGCCGGACGACGCGATCGACGGGGCGTTCTCCCGGTCCGCGCTGCTCGCCCGGATCATGGTGGCGGCGCAGCGGTAG
- a CDS encoding HlyD family efflux transporter periplasmic adaptor subunit translates to MSIRTTIKLLTGLVLVLAVTAGSTYLLGNRLAQSTSDSASIQIGSLEIGTDYPGTVEETFVTDGEQVSAGQELFTVSSLALQRDLREGTVATDSGGYTVDEDGTMTFLAPGDGVVSGLTARAGSFVPAGSVLTAIAQPETLYVLAQFDLTPREYARVEVGAAVGLSLPNAERLSGVVRSVSVTTNEGRAQAVVVIESDALAGSSPDGLFQPGTPVEASMSLRDEGPLAEVVQSIGDFGRKIGL, encoded by the coding sequence ATGTCCATCCGCACCACGATCAAGCTCCTCACGGGCCTCGTCCTCGTGCTCGCCGTCACCGCGGGCTCGACCTACCTGCTGGGCAACCGCCTGGCGCAGAGCACCAGCGACTCCGCGTCGATCCAGATCGGCTCGCTCGAGATCGGGACCGACTACCCCGGGACCGTCGAGGAGACCTTCGTGACCGACGGCGAGCAGGTCAGCGCCGGCCAGGAGCTCTTCACGGTGAGCTCGCTCGCCCTGCAGCGCGACCTGCGCGAGGGCACCGTGGCGACCGACTCGGGCGGCTACACGGTCGACGAGGACGGCACGATGACCTTCCTCGCCCCGGGCGACGGCGTCGTCAGCGGCCTCACGGCCCGGGCGGGATCGTTCGTGCCCGCCGGTTCCGTCCTGACCGCGATCGCCCAGCCCGAGACGCTCTACGTCCTGGCCCAGTTCGACCTCACCCCGCGCGAGTACGCCCGCGTCGAGGTCGGCGCCGCCGTCGGGCTCTCGCTCCCCAACGCGGAGCGGCTGTCCGGTGTCGTCCGCTCCGTGTCCGTGACCACGAACGAGGGTCGCGCCCAGGCCGTCGTCGTCATCGAGAGCGACGCCCTGGCCGGATCGAGCCCGGACGGGCTGTTCCAGCCCGGGACGCCCGTCGAGGCGAGCATGTCGCTGCGCGACGAGGGCCCGCTCGCCGAGGTCGTCCAGAGCATCGGCGACTTCGGTCGGAAGATCGGCCTGTGA
- a CDS encoding DNA primase: MSTDPRAALDRLVAAFEAHLEAARTSRDPDAEGVVDAAATLADAFDTYDDALFTAFGVDTPFDVYDDEDDEDDDDFEDDDEDDDED, encoded by the coding sequence ATGTCAACGGATCCGCGCGCCGCCCTCGACCGCCTCGTCGCGGCCTTCGAAGCTCACCTCGAGGCGGCCCGCACCAGCCGTGACCCCGACGCCGAGGGCGTCGTCGACGCCGCCGCCACGCTGGCAGACGCGTTCGACACGTACGACGACGCGCTGTTCACCGCCTTCGGCGTGGACACCCCGTTCGACGTCTACGACGACGAGGACGACGAGGACGACGACGACTTCGAGGATGACGACGAGGACGACGACGAGGACTGA